From the genome of Ralstonia insidiosa:
GACAGAATATCTGGCGATATTCTATAAAAATATAGATTGTTTGCGGAAGCCCCAACATGCACGCCCAGATCGAACCATTTTTCGATACCGACACCTGCACCGTGACCTACGTGGTCCATGCGGGGCCGGGTACGCCGTGCGCTGTGATCGACTCGGTACTTGATTACGACCCGAAATCCGGCCGTACGCGCACCCTGTCGGCCGACCGTGTGGCGGCCTTCATCGAGGCGCACGGGTTGCGCGTCGAATGGCTGCTGGAAACGCACGCCCATGCCGATCACCTGTCGGCTGCGCCGTACCTGCGTGGCCGCTTTGGCGGACGCATCGCCATCGGCGAGCGTATTCGCGTGGTGCAGGGCGTGTTCAAGCCGATCTTCAACCTGGAGCCGTCATTTCAGCTCGACGGCTCGCAGTTTGACCACCTGTTCACGCCGGACGAGGTCTTCCACATTGGTGACCTGGAAGCGAGGGCGTTGGCCGTGCCGGGCCACACGCCGGCGGACATGGCCTATCAGGTGGGAGATGCCGTGTTCGTTGGTGACACGCTGTTCATGCCCGACGTGGGCACGGCGCGCTGTGATTTCCCCGGCGGTGATGCGGGTACGCTGTACCAGTCGATTCGCCGTCTGCTCGACTTGCCGGCCGACACGCGGCTCTACATGTGCCATGACTATCCGCCTGCAGGGCGTGAGGCCACTTGCCACACCACCGTGGCTGAACAGCGCCGCGCCAACATCCACGTGCGTGATGGCGTGACGCAGGATGATTTCGTGCAGATGCGCACCAAGCGCGACGCCACGCTGGGCATGCCCACGCTGATGCTGCCGTCCATCCAGGTCAACATCCGCGCGGGCGCGCTGCCGCCGGCTGAACACAATGGCGTGCAGTATCTGAAGATTCCGCTCAACGCGTTGTAAGCGGCGGCAAAACGCCCTTCGGGGTCAGGCCCGAGGGGCGTTTGTTCTTTTGACAAACAGCCGTCGATCACGCTGCGCGTGTTGCCGCCACCGCCTTGAGCTCGACAACGAGCGTGGGTCTGGCTAAAGGAGCCCGCCATGTCCGTCCTGATATTGGGTCTGCTGATCTTCCTGGGCGTGCATTCCGTTCGCATTGTTGCGGAGGGATGGCGCAAGGCCTGGATCGCCCAGATGGGCGAGAAGGGCTGGAAAGGTGCGTACTCCGTCGCCTCCATCGTCGGGCTGGCGCTGGTTATCTGGGGATACGGTATCGCGCGGCACGAACCGCTCGTGCTGTGGACTCGGCCGGCGTGGGCGCCCCATCTTGCGGGCTTGCTGACACTGGCGGCGTTCATCCTCTTTGCGGCGGCGTACGTTCCGGGTAATCACTTCAAGGCGTGGGTCCGGCATCCGCAGGCGCTTAGCGTGGTGCTGTGGGCGCTGGCGCATTTGCTGGCAAATGGCACGTTGCATGCGGTCGTGTTGTTTGGCGCTTTCCTGGTCTGGGCGCTGGTCGATTTCGCGGCCGCGCGTCAGCGGGATCGCGTGGAAGGCGTGGTCTATCCCGGCGGGGTGCTTTCACGCGATGTGATTCCCGTTGTGATAGGCGTTGTCGCTTGGGGCGCGTTTGCGTTTTATCTTCACGCACGCTGGATTGGCGTGAACCCGATGGGGTAGTCAATCGAATCGCGTTGCCAGGTCGTGTAACTGCTGAGCGGTGACCGTGGCCCCGCCGCACACGACCACGGCAATGCTGGAGGCTGCCTTGAGTGCAGGGTGCCCGCAATCCAGCGCCGCCAATGCTGCCCCGCAGGCCGGCTCGACCACCACGCGGTGCTCGTCAAGAAACCGGAGCGCAGCCTTCACGGCCTGCGCATCTGACACCACGACGTTGTAGATCTCGCGGCGGGCTGCCCATTCGAGCGCTCCGTCGCACGGCCGCTTGGCACCCAGCGAGGTGGCCACGCTCGAGATGGTGGCGAGTTCGACGGGTTTGCCTTGTGCGATTGAACGCGCGAAGCAGTCGGCTCCCTCCGTTTCCACGGCAACGACTGGCACGTTGGACCATCCGTTGCGTTGCAGCCCTTCCATGACGCCGCACAAGAGCCCACCCCCGCCGACGGCGAGGAGGATCGCGCCGGGCTTGTGTCCGGAGGTCGCCATCTCGTCCACCAGTGTGGCGTGGCCGTGCCAGATGACCGGATCGTCGAATGGGTGCACGAAGGCGTCCCCCGGGCCGATCAGGGACTGTGCAAACGCATGCGCTTCTGCCCACGCGGCGCCATGCACGATCAGCCCTGCACCTTCCTGGCGGATCAGGTCGCGCGCCCGTTGCGGTGTGCTTTCCGGCACCACGACCGCGACGGGAACACCGAGCTCGCGCCCGCAATAGGCCACCGCAATCCCCGCATTGCCGCCGGAAGATGAGACGAACCGTTGCGCACCCGCCGCACGCTGCGCCTCGCACAGGGCACCGATGCCGCGCAGCTTGAACGAGCCGGACGGCTGCGCGGCGTCCATCTTCAGCCACACCGGTTTGCCAAGCTGCCGTGAATAGGTTTGGGACTGTACGTAAGGCGTGTGGATGTGGAGCGTCATGTCTGATCGTGATGTGCAGCAACGCATATTCAAGGAAGCAGTCATCCTAGGCATTCATGGCTATGCATACAAATGCTTTATAAACGGATTTGCTATGCTTGATAGGTATGGATAAGCGCCTACCGAATCGATATGCGGAACATTGAACTACGCCACCTTCGCTACTTCATTGCGGTCGCGCAGGCCGGCAGCGTAGTGGCGGGCGCGCGGGCCATCGGCATTGTCCAGCCCGCCTTGTCGCGGCAGATCCTTGAGTTGGAAGCCGCCGTTGGCACGCCGCTGCTGGCACGCAAGGCGAGGGGCGTGCAGTTGACCGCCGCCGGTGAGAGTTTTCTGCGTGACGCCCGGCAACTGCTGGCGGATCTGCAAACCGGGCGCGATCGTGCCTTGCGTTGCGCTGCAGGTCAGCTTGGCGAACTGCACCTGGGTGTGCTGCCGAACTATCTCAGCGCAGCCGTCGTGACGAACGTGCTGCAGGCGTTTCGTGCCGCGTGTCCAGAGGTCAAGGTTTCGGTGGCGCCGATGCTTTCCGCAGCGCAGGCTACCGCCATTGCGCGCAAGCAGATCGACGGCGGCATCATGGCTTGGCGTCGTGATGAGGCACCGCATCTGTCCGGTATTGCGCTGTTGAGCGACCGCTTTGTCCTGGCCATGCCCGCAGCGCAAGCTGCTCACCCCAAGGCGCCGAAGCGGCTGGCCGACGTGGCGGATCAGCCGTTCGTGTGGTTCGATCCGGAGCGTTCTTCGGCGCACCATCGCTTCTTGATGCGGCAGTGCGAGCGCGCCGGCTTCACGCCGCGCGTGGCCCAGATCGGCAGCGACATCCCAACCGTGGTGGGTCTTGTGGCGGCGGGCATGGGGTGTGCGTTTGTGCCGGAGAGCCTGTCCGCCCTGTGTCCGCCCACGGTGCAGCTCGTACCGCTGCGAGAGGTGTCCGATCGCTTCGATGTGGAATTCACCTTTGACGAAGACGCAGCGACACCCGTTGTCGCTCGGTTTGCGCAAGCGTTGCGTGAGGTCGTGGGTCGTGGAGGGCGAACGCGCCGGGCGCAATCGGCGCGTTAGCAGGCATTTGCCGCGTATTTTCTGACCGGACGGATCGGGCCTTACCCGTGTGCCTGTTGTCTTGTAGATTCATAGGGTGCTAACGAGCGCGAGTGGGTATCGTGGGGCAATACAGGCCGCAACCACCCGCCGGCTCCAACCGGAACATCACGCATGAAACATGTCACCTTGCCCGACGGCGAGCGCGTGCCGGCGCTCGGTATGGGAACGTGGAATATGGGCGAGGGCCGCGCCGCACG
Proteins encoded in this window:
- a CDS encoding MBL fold metallo-hydrolase; amino-acid sequence: MHAQIEPFFDTDTCTVTYVVHAGPGTPCAVIDSVLDYDPKSGRTRTLSADRVAAFIEAHGLRVEWLLETHAHADHLSAAPYLRGRFGGRIAIGERIRVVQGVFKPIFNLEPSFQLDGSQFDHLFTPDEVFHIGDLEARALAVPGHTPADMAYQVGDAVFVGDTLFMPDVGTARCDFPGGDAGTLYQSIRRLLDLPADTRLYMCHDYPPAGREATCHTTVAEQRRANIHVRDGVTQDDFVQMRTKRDATLGMPTLMLPSIQVNIRAGALPPAEHNGVQYLKIPLNAL
- a CDS encoding NnrU family protein; protein product: MSVLILGLLIFLGVHSVRIVAEGWRKAWIAQMGEKGWKGAYSVASIVGLALVIWGYGIARHEPLVLWTRPAWAPHLAGLLTLAAFILFAAAYVPGNHFKAWVRHPQALSVVLWALAHLLANGTLHAVVLFGAFLVWALVDFAAARQRDRVEGVVYPGGVLSRDVIPVVIGVVAWGAFAFYLHARWIGVNPMG
- a CDS encoding pyridoxal-phosphate dependent enzyme, with translation MTLHIHTPYVQSQTYSRQLGKPVWLKMDAAQPSGSFKLRGIGALCEAQRAAGAQRFVSSSGGNAGIAVAYCGRELGVPVAVVVPESTPQRARDLIRQEGAGLIVHGAAWAEAHAFAQSLIGPGDAFVHPFDDPVIWHGHATLVDEMATSGHKPGAILLAVGGGGLLCGVMEGLQRNGWSNVPVVAVETEGADCFARSIAQGKPVELATISSVATSLGAKRPCDGALEWAARREIYNVVVSDAQAVKAALRFLDEHRVVVEPACGAALAALDCGHPALKAASSIAVVVCGGATVTAQQLHDLATRFD
- a CDS encoding LysR family transcriptional regulator — encoded protein: MRNIELRHLRYFIAVAQAGSVVAGARAIGIVQPALSRQILELEAAVGTPLLARKARGVQLTAAGESFLRDARQLLADLQTGRDRALRCAAGQLGELHLGVLPNYLSAAVVTNVLQAFRAACPEVKVSVAPMLSAAQATAIARKQIDGGIMAWRRDEAPHLSGIALLSDRFVLAMPAAQAAHPKAPKRLADVADQPFVWFDPERSSAHHRFLMRQCERAGFTPRVAQIGSDIPTVVGLVAAGMGCAFVPESLSALCPPTVQLVPLREVSDRFDVEFTFDEDAATPVVARFAQALREVVGRGGRTRRAQSAR